The Ipomoea triloba cultivar NCNSP0323 chromosome 13, ASM357664v1 genomic interval caacgtgttgaaggaagaagatgatatatagtgaagggcaatatcatcttcactatatatcatcttcttcctccacacaacgctctacggtcaaccaacaattactcaactgattatcccattactcccatgtaaatttttctctaatatagttataattactgaatatcaaaatataagtgtacctcaagatcttgcaataactaaccaacaagtaattaaattaatgaatatgatgcaataatgtaaattatctacctattgcgtttatacacttattttagaacactgaatttttgtgatatttattgcatgcaaggaagactcatactataattgcatttatacacttattcatactcatattcgatgttataatttatataattgtatatcgattcaaatatttcttacaatattataacaaatttattccgtgcaacgcacgggtgaaaatactagttcaattaaaaaagaaaagaaaaggccaAAAGGGAGGGAGAATTGTTTGAAGTGAGGACCTACTGGTCATTTCGgaattcaaattttcatctcAAACTTCATCTTCCTTGAAAAGTTGCCTTTCGTGAGTCTCGTCTCTCGCTCAAACATCAGAGAACTGGTTAAACAGCCTCCCGTTGCGATTTGGAGGTTGAGAAGAACTTGGAAAATATGGTAATCTTCATTGCTTTCAAAATTgagctttattattattatattttggaaaatcaattcGTCCTATTTTCTATTTGCTGGTTTAGGGTTTACATAATTTTCGCTCACATTCATCGAAATTCGAAACTCATCAATTCTGTCAGATTGCATATAATGAGTTCTTGTAACATCGATGCTATTTTCTATGCATTTTCGTATGCTAATTCTGTTTGGTGTTGAAAAAATTGATGGGGAGTAAAAGAACtttgcttaaaaaaaaataaaaaataagtcaCTGTATTTAATGATACTTTTAAGAAGATTTTCTTAACCTTAAATTTTGCATAATGATAGACAAGATATTCTGAATTTCTGATCACATTAGAACAATATTTGATTGTTGTGTTTGTCAGGATGAGATAGAGTGTAATTAAGAGGCATCTAGAGTATAATTAAGAGGCATCTGAGCTTCCCCTTTTACCATCTGTCACACCATTTAAGTTTGATGCTCAAGACTTGTCATTCTTGAGCTTCAGCTTTCAGTGGACACCCGACATATAAAACTGAATTCATAAGTTAAATTGTTAACATATTGTCTCTCTTGTGATTTAGTGCAATGGATACCTTGTATCATGGTTTACTGACATTATTAGTTGGAATGGAGCAGACTTCATTTGATTTGTGATCACTGTTTCAATAAAAGCTACATGAGCTATGATGAGTTTCACTAACTGAAACATTCCAGGTTACAATAAATTGTATTAGACTAGCTACAAAAAAGGGAATTCTTTTATGGTTTAATTTGTAAAACTTGAGACAGTTCTAGATATTATCAGAAAAGTTCATTTTACTATGTAGCACTTTTCTGCCATTTCTACTTACAACTCTGCGTGCTTTTTGAGCCTTTATTAGATTTATTACAGTTTCCTGAGTGCACTTTTCAGATTTATATGGTTGCTATATTGAAGCACTGCTGCTTTTGATGGATTAGTTGTTAACCTAGGATACTTGCCTTGCTTGCAGGATGGGCATGATGCAGACAGTTCGAAGCAAAGCACTGCCGATATGACTATCTTTGTAAGTTTTCCAcaataaactgataaatgttTAATGTTTACTGGAATTAAGATTATGGTTATTTCAATTTGAAAATTACCCTGCAAATGTTTATGACCATAAAATGAACAAGAGAAGATGCTCTGACTCATACCAATTACAACTATACTATCCAGATTTCTAGTATACCTTCTTCTGTTAATGACGAAAATTTGTTGCCTCAAATTTGTTCCTTATTGATATACTGCTTGTTAGCTATACTAATATCTATATATGGCCATTCTTTGCACTTGAAATTCcatatatttgttatttaacGATCCTAGCATAAAATGGATTCTCATAATGTCCGGGAGGAATCTCCAGCACTGTGGCCTTAATCTAATGTTTGGAGTGTTATATTTACTTAACATATGGGTTGCTATTATGAATCTATTTTCTGAGTGCGAGTAAGGATTGGGTGAGAGTATACTCTTAAATTTGAAAAGTTGAGAATGCATCTAGATCATCTTGATTTATAAGATtgtatttgcttattcataCTACATGTCAACCCAAATATATAGGGATTAAGGGTTAGTTTAGTTGATTTGTACCATTTATATTAGATTCCTAAACAATGTATGTTTACTTGTAAAAGTTATTAAGTATTTAGTTATATAAGCAAAATTATTGAAAGGCTAGGTGACTTGTGAGCTCCCTGGAAGCCAAAGTTATGGATTCAGAGCCTtgggtttattattattttttgaatttttaaaggCATTGTGTCCTTCAATAGAGCTAATGAGAAGTTGATATTAATACAATTGGTTATGTAGCCATtggaaaaataatattcatttgtctttgatttgtataattttttgggGGTTTCATGCCATTAGTATTTTGTCAGTGGGAGAGCTTATTTTACATTAAGTCTTAGTTTCTATAGTTAGTGGGGTAGGAGATTGCTCattatttcctattttaaaTAACTATGTACTTTGGAGCCATAATATGTGcaagaataaaaatattgaCATCTCCTCCAATTTCATTTATCTTTTGAGTGAATTCTACTTTAGCATATAGGGAGCAATAAGAGAGTACTTTGACATATTGAAAAAGCATTATATTGCTTGTAGTTTCCAAGAAACCAGCTTGTAACTCTGGTTAGTGGCCTTTTATAATTATGTGGGGGTTTCATGTCATTAGTTTTGTGTTCAGTGGGTAATAATGTGTTAGTGATTGAGTGGAGAGTTTTATTTTACATTAGTATTGAGTCTTAATATTCATAGTGGGGTAGAACGTCACTCATTATTTTCTAGTATAGATGCCACATGCACACTGGAGTTTCAATGTGTGTAAGAGTAAAGTATTGTGAGTCCTCCAACTTCTTCCCTTTTGAGTGAattattctttataattatCTTCTATTTGGAAAAAAAGCATGAATTTGACCATGAATGAAAACTTGGAATTCTAGGCACCTCTTTCTCATAACTTAATAATCTCTAGCTCACCTAACTTGTTGGCTATCTTTAAAGTACTTGGTCTGTCTGGTGTTTTGATCACCAATAGATTCGGTTAAGCGGCTGATCCATTTTGCTAACTATTTCCCCTGTTTTTCTTTCATTAACCCTGACAGGTACAGAATCTTCTTCAGCAAATGGTAAGTCTGCatacccacccacccacccaagCATGCTTTTTTGCTATGCAGttatttcaattatttggaTGCTTGGCTGATTGCTTAATTCTATGACTGATTATATCCTTTCTGTTTCAGCAAACTAGGTTCCAGTCAATGTCAGAATCtatcatttcaaaaaatatccttttacttctttcttttctaTGACATGCAGTAGTGAGCATAACTATGTGCGATCAGTCATTGCATGTGTTTCCTTTAGTTAGAGATGCAATATTGCTGCAAGtcattatattcataacaaatttagggtgtgtttggtacaTGGGGTTAGACACAAGGAAGGGGAATGAAAGTCAtacacattgtttggttgacaacttttaaGACACAGGTAtaggatttgattacccctataATTATAAAACccattacctaatttaaatcaGGTGTAATTCCATtccaattaccaagtatttgatttccattccCATTCCAATTCCATGTTCAAACCAAACACACTGAGTGTCTTGGGAAAGCATAACAAAAAATTTGCCCTTTTGTTTCAATGATGGTACATAAATAATGAATCCTGCATCTTTTTCCGTCATAATGACATTTGGGACTTGGGAGTAACTCATATTTGTATGTAAGCATGTTTAACCCTTGACAAAGTAGCACTTGATGAGATGGGCAACCGGATCGACGAACTGGAGCAGAGCATCAATGATCTGAGAACAGAAATGGGTCAAGAAGGGTCTCCGTCGCCTTCAGCAGCATTGAAGGCAAAGGAAGAACCCAAGTCAGGTGATGGTTCTGCATGAATGAATATGCATGTTATGTTTCCTGGAATTGGAGGGTTTTGGTTTGGCCTGGATTCTAGttaattatttccttatttgtATTCTTTCTGGAGTGCCATTTGATACTTGATGATGAgatgtataattttatgttAGTGTCGTGTGCTTTGAGAGTTGTACGCAAAGCTGTGATCTTGGTTTTTgagttacattttttaattgataaacttagggtatgtttggttcatgagtttataattaaaatcataCTTAATTTTTGGGTggtaactttttaaaacacaactatgagatttgattatccattcaattaaaaatcttattggtaatat includes:
- the LOC116001662 gene encoding heat shock factor-binding protein-like, whose product is MDGHDADSSKQSTADMTIFVQNLLQQMQTRFQSMSESIISKIDEMGNRIDELEQSINDLRTEMGQEGSPSPSAALKAKEEPKSGDGSA